Genomic DNA from Perca flavescens isolate YP-PL-M2 chromosome 14, PFLA_1.0, whole genome shotgun sequence:
TCCCGTCGACTGCTGTCGCTTGTGGATCGAAATGTTGTGGGCGTAGCTTACCGGGGTGcgagcatgcagctaaagacacaggctaacgttagctccggGGTAGCCTGCAGCTGCTCCAACAGGGACTCTAGGGTGCATTCATGTGCACCTTGttaaactaaccctaaccctaaactcTGAGATACTCAAACTGTTGTTGTGAAGTAGCTGTCTGCCGTCTACTTGCTCTTATAGAGACAGAGCATTGTCCCGCCCCCACCAGAGGGGAGGAcaactctccgttgacttgtgATGCGTGAAGGTTTCCTCCTCGTCTTTATtccgtctgctagcaaacaacagaaacatgccTAGAAGCTTCTGTGTGCTGTTATATAAACTGCCGACAATGTAGAGAACCCAGAACGTAAGTTTTTAAAAGCTGCTGACCCgaaaaaactgagcttttatggagacaaaagtggaaacaGACGAGAGGAATCGGCAGAGAGAATGGGAGAGACGCTAAGCTAACGCTATGGCGGATGTTACATTAGCTGCAAGCATTTTGTTACCAAGTCACAGTGTTACTTTATATCTTAGTGTAGAACCCTATTCAAGACTCGCGATTCCAAGACAGCAAATTATGTCGTGTGTGTTCCaacaagttgtgtgtgtgtgtgtgtgtgtgtgtgtgtgtgtgtgcgtgttagcGTGTGTGTTTCTTCGCGCTCAGGTGTGTGTTAGCGTGTGTGTTAGTTCACGCTCAGgtgtgtgttagcatgtgtgtCCGTGCGTTTGTGTTCCAACAAGTTTCACTTAGATTAACTTTCAGGTTGTGGAAGACtgagaaaaacaacatttgaagCCAATGAGTTTGGCTTCAATCTCCACGTGGGAGCAAATGAAGAgcttctttccttctctctctctctctctctctctctctctctctctctctctctctctctctctatccacgCCGATCTGTTTGAAACAAATTGTCGCCCACACGCTGCTGGCGTGAGAACAACAGCGCTGTTATAAAGAAAGTGAAGACGTTTTACTTGTGAAACAGACAAAATGTCCTGACAAACATTTCGCCCACGACAAGAAGTCTTGGTGACTCCAGAACATTTCTGCTGGATATCTGGTGCTCCGATTCTTGTGATTTTAGCACAAACACAAGGCCCAAAATACATACAACATGTCTGAAGAGACACATTGACATGTcgcttttttttgtgatttcttCCGAAAATGTCGCTTTTGATGCTCGTTTCCAACGTTTCAACTGTTTAACAAAGTGCAGTATGAACACTAACCCAAGCACACTAAAAATGCAACAACGCTGCAACTTCCCCACAGTCACACCGAGTCTACCAaacttttcaacattttcttggacgtttttgtcacttttttcattgCTTTCTGGTCCATTTTTATTGACATTCAACTTTTTTGTCCGACagttttttttgcttgtttcCAATGTTTGATGTTTAACAAAGTgcagtatttatatatagtagaactattcaacatttttcaacgtgttttgtcacttttggtgCTTGTTTCCAGTGTTTGGTGTGTAAGGAACCCCATTCATGTCTTTAAGATGAGTTTGTGTTTGTCGTCTCTGCAGGCGTCTCCTCTCAAACTCTGACAAAGACGAAGCTTTCCTGTCGACGCTCTCTCATCGGACAGACGGAGAGAATTGGCTCAACCGCCCGGCCATCTTTCTTCTGACGGTATTGTCGCTCTTGGCCAAGTTTTCCGATGCTTTTTTGCAACAGTTTCCCaatgttttcatcactttttccgacgtttttgtcgcCTTCTCCGGCGCTTTTGTCGCCCGTTTAGGAGCTACGGAGGTCTAAACCGACCGTCCCGACATGGCCGACGACCTCTACAGCAGCACCTTCTCTGCTTCCGAATCGGACTTCTCTTCCTCGTCTTCGCCACTGTCCTCCGCCACTGCGTCCGCTTCCTTCCTCACGCTGGAGCAGAGGGCGGCCTTCATCTTCGTCCtcatcctcttcatcttcctgGGCTTGCTGATCGTGCGCTGTTTCCGGATCCTCCTGGACCCGTACCGCAGCATGCCGTCCTCCACCTGGACCGACTACATGGAGAAGGACACCTTCGACTACCGCATTTCCTGACAGGCGGCCTGAGAGGCAGCTAACCCTGACCACCAACAAACTAAACTGAGGCGACGATCACACTGAGAGAGTAAAGCAGAGACACAAGCGCACATTTCCCCTCCAACGGTTTACGTAGAAACCGAAAAGTTAGGAATTCTTTGGCAGATAGTCTGTCTACCCGAGTAGCTACTTGAAGGTTATGTAGAAACTTAACATTATGGATTCTTTGGCAGAAACATGTCTTACCAAGTAGCTACTTTAACGTTACGTAGAAAAGTTTAGGGATCTTTGGCAGAtcgatcaatcaatcaatcaaattgtatttatatagcactttacaacaaccagcaggtatccaaagtgcttaacatcagaaacacataTCATACAATAGAAACAATGAACATAGAAAAcggtaaaatcagaaaaggttacaaagaaacaaaataatggaattgtcacaccactgctGCGTATTAAAGACCAGACGACACAGATACAttttgagtttggacctaaaaagagTTTCATCTGTAATAGTGCGAATATCggggggtaacttgttccagagtctcggggcagcaactgcTTTACTTACCCTCGAACGGTTATGATggtgaaaaaaagacagaaacgtTGAAGTTTGAAACTTCTGTCGGAGACTAAAGGCGCTGACATACCgacccgataatcggccagtgggcagtcagactcaattaccaatctgattggtggagcgctagcccggaaatgacgagcgggaagAGTGGGAAGAGCGAGACGAATTAcactcaaaatctgacaaaaatctgtTGACCTTGGTTGATCCGAAATGAAGACATATTCAGCAACTGAATCATGGCCTATTTCtcccttaaaatgttttcagaaacacatttcggtgaactatttttgtaaaatacgagatcgtagaTTCCGAACAAGTCGCCATTATGGTCGGGGAGAAGCcaaacccacgtgacgcgttcgtccaatcagcttttagcgccgcctgctgttatggagacgtattacgtctcgtgcACGCTCacaacgtacgctcaagtcggcgtctctTCGATGTTTTCGGAGGCactttttttgaccaactctgGGAGGCAGTCAGTCCGACTTCCTTTTCTGCCGAAAGTCGgccatcgggttggtgtgtctgaGCCTTTAGAGACAGAAACTTTAGTCTGAATCTTTGGTCAGAGACAAAGAGTCAAAACTAGCGGACAGCATGATGGGAAATAAGTCCCAAGTTGTACCTTAAAACAATAGATTTTCTGACAGAAGTTTGTCTACCCGAGTATCTACTTTGTTGTACTCAAATTTAgaatcaaatcaatcaatcaaatcaaaattcAACAATTACGATTAAACTGATTGCCCGGGAAAGCGGCCGTTTTCGGGAGGACAGTGcgtcttgtgtgtgtttctgcttcCTGTCTGATTGTCGCCTCTGTCCGCCCGGCAGGCAGCACATCTGGGCAAAGAAACACAGCGTTTGGATAACTTATGAATAAAGAATCTTTAAtaagcaacaaaaaagcaaaacatttgGGACATTTTGGACAGTCATTGTTTTGGAAAAAATCCTCCCATCTGAAGACCGCAAAGGTCAACTTCGATATCAGTTACTGAGTTTGGGAAATGTCAGTCCCAACACCAGTTTATCTTGgatatacaaaaaaagattctcagagaacttaTGCTGCCCAAAAATAGCCTCGAAATCAACATCcgaaacccaccagactccatgtaaataatcagtactttatttacatggagtctggtggagatatgctggctctatacacgctaaaagtcctgattatttacatggagtctggtggagatatgctggctctatacacgctaaaagtcctgattatttacatggagtctggtggagatatgctggctctatacacactaaaagtcctgattatttacatggagtctggtggagatatgctggctctatacacgctaaaagtcctgattatttacatggagtctggtggagatatgctggctctatacacgctaaaagtcctgattatttacatggagtctggtggagatatgctggctctatacacactaaaagtcctgattatttacatggagtctggtggagatatgctggctctatacacactaaaagtcctgattctggtgtctggtggagtttggtgatggttaTTTTGGGGCTGTtccatgttaaactaaaatgatcttactctttaactaaaaggtctatctctgtagggatccttccCATCTGAAGACCCCAATTTTGAATAAGATTTGGGAAAATCGTCCCGTCTGTAGCTGTGATCTTTGCCTGGATCTCGAAGTAAAGTTGTAGATATCCGTGTGTTCGGTGGCGGCTGTTTGCGATGTGAGAGcgtgaagaaaaataaaaaacactgctGAAAGCCAAGGACGGATTTATCTACGATTTACATCTTTACTTCAAACAACAAACTGCCTGCCGTGGCGGCACGTTGGGGTTGCTGTCTCTCACAAGAGAAGAAcattttctattctattttgttttaaactttttgttctcttttgacaaacacaaacacgttAAGGTTTGATTTAACAGACTTTAACCTTCTTGTTGTCTCCCCGgcgaccatgaacttgttgtgCCTTGTGTGAAAATGAGCTTTTCTTTGGCGCCTTTTCTTCCGATGCTTTCGGCGCTTTTTGTCAAGTTTTTAACGCTTTGTTTTCAATTCATGGTCAATACGCCTAATGTATATGACATtgtacctaatttttgagttgtaaaaaagcagaaactatgaattatttttgactgattgTTAAGCTCAAAaagatgttgagtggatcaggTTGATGTCAAAAtttaatgctgcgttccagacacaatttttagcccgtaagttatgaattcaagtcacgactcacaaCATGGTAGTGTTCCAGGCAAAAcccacaaacccttctagctagcgtaAACTAGCGACTACCTATCGTTGATGTAGCTAGCAGCTACCAAACTTTGATGTTAACTAGTGGCTACCTACATTGACGTTAGCTggcggctacctaacgttgacgttaacTAGCGGCTACTTAATGTTGACCTTAGCTAGCTGATACTAGTGATTTCTAGtcggcgacatattttgggcttcatttaatagacataacctgtagtagtacacaatcgtatgtgtagTATTTTGATCccaatgtgcggaattactttatGTTGCCTATTCATGTCTAttcatttctatttctcaccgttaatcaccggcatctgtacagcatcaacaggagggtcgccattgttgtttatgtgtgtgtgacatcaaaaactgtaactgagagtacaaccatctggtaaTAGTTCACCGGGAGTAAGTTAGGGGTTTGACTGCGTTCCAGGGCGCTTTCAGGGGGAGAAGGTCATGAAAACACGAGTTatgggttgcctggaacgcagcattagtcACGATGCTGCCATTTAAACATTTCTATTCAAATGCTGTAAATGATTGATTTTTCCAGTGAtcacatccatgcatccatggtGTGTTTGAGGGCAGTTTGGTTGAATGACACTCATATTTctgatgtaaaaaaacaaaaacaaaaacattttgtaaacacaaagacaacacaaagttATTGGCTGTGTCTCAGTCCGCATACTTCCGTCAGTACACTGATAACGTGCACTGACCACTTATTGCCGTAGTGTCCACTTTCGATGGTTAGTATTGTCCCAAAATGACCacttacattaaaaaaacacttaccaGAAATGGCGAGCGGTCTGCTCGgctcgccgcctctcaaaatctgacgaaaaactattaaactgacctttgtcgatttAAAGAAACAGACAGATTCCGCAACCGcacagcctatttctcgcttaaaatgttttcagaaatacgtttcggtgaactatttatgcaaaatacgagattgtattctgaatgagCCGCCAGTTATGCTCGGTTGTGAAATCCGGAAGAAGCCAGAaaccacgtgacgcgttcgtccaatcagctgcaggtCCATGTCCCATGGTCCCTCCCCTTTTTCCGCTTTGTAGTCGAGACAGTGCTTGTTTAGTGCACGTAGTgtagagcttagatcgggccaAAAAAACCAAGCCCTAGCCAACCTGAGTATGTGCACGTACAATTCTGAgatgtttgaactgcagaaatctgtttaaaattatcttaatgaataatgtaaCAGTAGCGAAGCATGTAAACAGCGTTGTTGGTTAATTCCGAATGGAATGGATcacaaatggatctgaatgtagaaacgtaaaaaaaactcaacccATTTCACTGTGAGGTCTTGCCtcgcttggagaagtaacaaaagaggacattgcaggctgactatcatcttttctgccacggccagcctgcttcatgtgtcggTTCATCGTCTCCATTTTATTTGCTGTCGTAGGCGAGCAGtgtgccgcacttaatgcactccacacatgttgtcactgcccacgacttgtttaaaatggttccatacctctgactttcctccaaacttggtCAAAGGTaattcaaagattttttttttttctttacatcttcaagctccatgttgcattTAAGCTCCatcatacagcccagcaggcccggtgtgataTGTGCGAGAGGAGGAGATTCCACGAGagtccaacttgtgtaactttttggacacatttgttactttggcctaaatatagcctatatagataggacagagaatctaaactctagcgtagtgtccatcgttccacactgaactttttgacagttttaatggggtcatcctggtactttcagtgcactgaCTTTTTGCGTTATCTCCACTGTATtcttaaaactaagtgtttgaatTGTGCAAATAGGcgctttgagacacagccattcAGAGAACTTGTGGAACTTTTTTGTtgagaaaaacgattatttttgcacattatgtttaGTAAgtgaactcttattttgtcaTGTTCAAACTGTGAAAAAGTATGAAGAGAAGGTGTCACAGTTGAAGGTGTTTTTGCTGTTGATTTGTTGAACTGTTTtcgctgtttttattttttaactttgacGCTTGCAGCATCTTTCCAGATCGTGTAAATTAACTGTGATTTCAGCTGCCCCGTTGTTCTCTTCTGACAAACATGAACACATTAACGACTATCAACAGACTTTAAGAAGTTATTCAGAGAACTCTTGAAGGAAACAAGGGAAGAATGAAGGGTTTATTTACCCCAGGAGAAGGGAAAGGAGACACAGAGGAGGGAAAGGAGACACAGAGGATGGAAAGGAGACAGAGGAGGGAAAGGAGACacagaggaaggaaaggagacacagaggaaggaaaggagacacAGAGGATGGAAAGGAGACACAGAGGATGGAAAGGAGACacagaggaaggaaaggagacacAGAGGATGGAAAGGAGACACAGAGGAGGGAAAGAAGACACAGAGGAAGGAAAGCAGACCCAGAGGAGGTAAAGGAGAcacaggaaaggaaaggagacacAGAGCGAGCGTTTCTGTGACTGCAGAGACGAGTGGAGTCGGTTCCTAGCGGCGACTCTCCATCGGCCCCTGCCAGCCCGGCCGTTGCTTAGTAACTGGTCTTTACCGGTGCCGGATGATGTCTGAAACGCCGTGGCAACGTCTGCAGACAAATCACCGCCGCgctggaagaaaagaaatgacCACCAAGAGCACGATGCTGTGAGTCATTTCTTTGGTTTCTACACTACACAAACATCCCATAATGAacacttgtgtgtctgtgtatttttttttctatttttttgtcaaaagttTTCTCTGTTATTGTCGAGTTTTCTGCAATTTTTCTTCGacgtttttgttggttttttccAAACGTTCTTTGATAAAAAATttgtgaagttgagtttgacacccctgattcAGGGTTTTATTTCGAATTGCATTATGGGACTTTAGCTGTGCTCCAAAAACTAACATATTTAGTAACGATAGTTTCCTAACTGAGCagcagattattattctaagtgtctgacaacattatgggatggatacctacagagatggaccttttagttaaagagtaagatccttttagtttaatagagccagcatatctccaccagactccatgtaaataatcaggacttttagcgtgtatagagccagcatatctccacatgtaaatgggtgaattaagggtttatttcaaccaaaccagagtggtgattgttggaacagtggaaggattaaccaagatggcttttgatagttttatttagtttctgtccactttgaatgaggtgtgttttacaatgataaaagtcctgattatttacatggagtctggtggaatttggtgatggtgatttctgggctgtttcatgttaaactaaaggtctatctctgtaggcatcctttccataatgttttcagacactgcacaagcaaaaacagaactttttgtTGGACGCTGACTGACGCTGAACatttgtcctgtagggttacattacagccccGTTTAAAATAAATACCGAAATAACCCTTTGAATGAATGCAGATAGAGCAGGGGAAATGGCTTATTACGGGCCTCAGTATTTGCTTTTAAACGCCTACATTTTGTGGAAActgcagtgatgtttttgtgttgtgttttgttgcaGAAACTCTGGCTTGTAATGGGCTTCCTCGTGGTCGGAGGTCTGGAGTCAAACCCCTCCCACCCGAGCAGAGAAACCAGTTTGAAGACGGTGAAAAGGAATCAGAAAGGAAATGAAAAAGCACACTCCCCTCTGGCTTTCCCCTCCTGCAGGGAGCAGCGGGTTAGTGAACCCACCTGGACGTCTACGAATAAGTTACATTTAGTTATTTCTGGATTCATTCTTGGACTCAACACGCTTTTAAATCGACGTTTTCGGTATAGGGCTGGGATACACTTTTGTCCTCcagaggcgcacacacacaaacagagagacacacacacacacacagacacagacacacacagacacacacacacacaagcacatacacagacacacacacacacagcgtgcgctcaagcacagacacacacacacacacacacacacacacacacacacacacacacacacacacacacacacacacacacacacacacaagcacatacacagacacacacacagacatagacacacagacatagacacacacacagcgtgcgcacaagcacatacacagacacacacagacatagacacacacagacacaaacacacacacagcgtgcgcacaaccacatacacatacacacagagacacacagacacacacaccgggaCGTCTACGAATAAGTTACATTTAGTTATTTCTGGATTCATTCCTGCACTCAACACACTTTTAAATGGATGTTTTCGGTATAGGGCTGGGATACACTTTTGTCCTGATTGGATTCTTTCACAGTACACAGCACAGATTAGATTTTATCTCCAAGATTAAATTCACAAATtaagggagaaaaaaatatttttaaaccattttctGAGATTTATGTCCCAAATTTCCGAGAAGATGGTGATTGATGATGTATTTTTGTCAGTTGGGTtaataaagaaatattaaaaaaagacacacacacacacaaacaatacacacacacaggtaacacacagacacacacaaaaaacactgaggtaacagatacacacgcacacacacaggtaacaagcacaggtaacagacacacacacacatgcacacacacacacacacacagacacacacacacgtgtaaaacacagacatacacacaagcacaaacagacacgtaacagacagacacacaaacacacacacacacatacgcacacaccaACACCACAACACTACACAGGCATACATAGAAGCAGTTATTTTTTCTGGAAACCCAACTAAGATCTCATTGAAATAAATGGAACCaaagattttaattttaaaaagtgtgtCAATTACTCTCCCCGTGGAACAGAACCTCAGGAAGCTTGGGCTTagaacgatgcccagcccttACTGCTCTAGAGTCACACATCACGGGCCCCGCAGGGGGTCCCAGTGCTCAGATTGAACCACCCTGTCGCCCCCTTTCTCTTTGCAGGGAGGGGTGAGACTCTCCTTCTATCCTAGTCTCTGCAGCAGGAGGGGGGCTCTCTGAAGGGAGGGGTGGGACTCCACCCCTCCTCTTCAGAGACTGCCTGAAGGGAAAGAAACATCCACGGAAACTGCAATGGATGGTTTTCTGTTCTGGGGGAACTTATGAAAGATTTTGGGGCCCTCTCTGATCCCACGGGACATCAGAGATGGGATATATTTTGAATCAGCCCGGCATCGTTCGCTCTGGTTCAGAGCCTCTAATTTTACTTTGAGTTTTATTTTCATAGTGTTTTTTAATCGTTTTAAGTATTGGGTTAAGGAAGaaagatacacagacacacacacagcgtgtgcacacacacaaacacatacacatgcacacaaacacatacacacacagacacacacagcacgcgcacagacacacacacacagacccacacatacacacatacacacacacagacacacacacagggcgtgcacacacacacacacacacacacacactcccagcaGCTCACTGCCGAACCAAACGACTTGTGaa
This window encodes:
- the LOC114568707 gene encoding cortexin-3-like — translated: MADDLYSSTFSASESDFSSSSSPLSSATASASFLTLEQRAAFIFVLILFIFLGLLIVRCFRILLDPYRSMPSSTWTDYMEKDTFDYRIS